CCCCCCGTGCTGTGGAGGGCTGCGATCCCGCGGGGAGGCTCtccgggctgggggaggcagccctggcacagccgcCTGCCAAAGGGCAGCTGCCCGCGGGAGAAGCAGCCCCCGCCGGGACGTGCCTCGTATTTAGGGAGTCTGCTTCCTCACCAGGTGCGGGTTGGCAGCGAGGGCTGATGGAGTCGTCACTCTCAGGTGGCCCTGGCTCGTCAGGCCCTGATGGGGtagctgggggaggcaggagcaaggCTGCCTTGACCTCTTGCGGGGCTTGGAAGGAGGAATCTGTCCGTGGAGGTGTTCAGTTGTTGGGAAgagctgggtggggggagtgacGCTGCTCTCTAAGCAAGGAGCTGGGTCTTTCCACAAGAGCTTGGCCTGTGTCCCCGAGCACCCCTGAGAGCCCTTGTCCAAGTGGGGTGGCCTGGGGGCTCCTGGCAGCGCTGGGCACAGACGAAACCCCGTGCTGCGCTACCTGCGTGAGGGACCCAGGGGTGGGGAAAGGGGGATGGGAGCTGACTGCTCTTCCGTGGTCCTACGCTTGCCCAAAACTGGCTTTGCGGTCTGAAGGAGCCTTGCATGCCAGCAACACATCTGCTTGATAGTTCGGTCTAAGAAAAGCTGGCTGTTGCCTTCTGCCCGGTGGGGTGACGCGCTCCGGGCTGCAGATGGTAGCATTTCTGGGGCCTTGCCTGAAATGCTCCATTTGCCTTGCCAGGCCTATGGCCCTTGGACGCAAACTGCTCGAGCTCAGCTTCTGAAGCTAAACCAGCTGTGaaaccttgctgctgctgcctgagctGTGCGCTGGCTGCCAGAGTCTGGCTGGCTTTTGCCAGGATGGTCAGAGAGGCAAGACTTGCAGGTGACTCTTAATCTAGGCTGTCTCTGCTGCCAGAAGATACTCGGCTCCAGGTGGTGGGAACAAAGTGAGTGACTCTGCCCATGCTGAACAAGCCCCTGGTCTGGAGCCTGGGCTCCTGTTAGTGTGAACCAGGCTGCAGTGCTGGGAGGAGGGCTGAAAGAGTAGGGTTGGGTTGCCAAGCTCTCATGGGTGCTCTCCCATCTTCCGTTCCAGTCTGTTGgacgggctgggcaggggctgcatcCTGGTGCTGCCGGTCAAGAGCTGTGGGAGGTGGTGACAGCTTCTTGTCCGGCTCTGCGTGTACGGTGGACAGGAACGTCTGGATGCTTCGGTGAAATCTTTCAAGTGGCACAGCTACAGGGGACAGAAAGAAGGTCTGGCGATACAGTTTTCTCTGGGAAACTGAGttgaaacatgcaaaaaaaattgtaagaagaACAGTAGAATCTGCTGTAGGCCTGGAGTCCCATTTATCTCCTTCACTCATGGAAAAAGCTGATTGATTGTGGCAAGTTACTGATCTGAGGTGAGTTAAAGAAGCACTTTCCCTGTtgctgccctggagagcagcGATAACTGTTCTCAGGACGGGAGAACTTGAGCCTGGGCAGAAATCGGTGCCATGCCACTAGCCCGTTATCGCCTCCATCAAGAATAATTATCTGGTACTGCCTGCTCAGGAAAGAAGGCTGTTTACTTTCCTCCCGCTGGCTCCAACATAAAGCATTTTGCGTGCTGTACCGTGTCAGCCGGTACATCTTCCTGTCCCACCGCACAAAACGTTGTCCTCATACTGCCCACGGAATGCGCCTGTTGGCTACGGAGTGAGCCCGGGACAGCTGTGCTCTTAATGGAAGCAACTTAGCTGGGCACCAGGGCTACTGTCACTACATATGGCTATATACTGAGGGAGATGGGCAAGGTCTCTGTTTGAGCAGGAGATCTGCAGGCATAAACGTAGATAATTCTGCTAAATGAACCAAGGGATCCAATGAATTATTGGGATGGGAACATCTCTCGTCACGCAGTGAAATTTTCCAGTGAAAACGTAGGAACTTAGGGAAGGAGTTGAGCTGGATTTGAGCATCTTTTCTCCTAAAGTGGAGGAGTCTACGCAGTCAGCATGACGAACTCAACGGAGAACAAGTTCCTCACCGGATCTAGGCGATGCTCTTACCGTAAAGTGGAAAGAATCAGTGCAGTTGTATTAAGATCTCCGAGAATCTCATCTTGAATACAGCGTGCAAGTTTTGGTAACCTGTTGCAAGAGTTGAAGTCGAATCAGAataaaggaggagaagagctgttAAGGTGTCATGGGGAGCCATGATCCAATCAATGAAGAGAAGGTAGTCTGGTTTGTCGGAATGTTTAGCTTAGTGAAATGAATGCTGGATTGTGGACCACAGACCACTAGGGATAAGTGAGAAGGGAAGAGGCGCAGTGAGAGGAACTGGTAAGAGAGGACCCCAGAGTGTGCAGGTGCACGCAGGAACGAAGACACATCTGTTAGCAAGTTAGAAGGCCCCTACCTAACGGTTGGTTGACTTTGGAACAATTTTTTCATGTAAAGTGCCACGAAACCAGCTGGTTGCAGCGTGGAACTTGGTTTAGAGAAGCAGTTCTGTTGCATGGTTGCCTGGAACAACGGGACTCACGATGCAGGAGGCCCTCATAGGACAGTTTCCCTTAGCAGCAGCTCTTAGCTATGAGCTTTATTTCATTAGGTTATCAATTGTTGCCGTCTGTTGCCTGGACTACAGTTAGTTTTGTCCTACAAGCAGTGAACTAGAGAATAGTTTAGTGTATCTTCTAGCAAGCATAACATTTAAGCCATAGGAGGACTGTCACCCTGTGGTGGGCAGAGTTAATAAATCCctcaaatgctgcagaaaaagctACTTGGGCAGGTCCActgtccttcctctccttcctgcagAAGGAAGAGCTTACGAGGTTGTTCTGTTTCCTTAACTTCTTCCCAGTATGAGAGAAGCCAAGGAGAGGGTGAGCTCCTTTATCTGCTTCTTTATCTCCTTCATTGGCTTTCAGGATGGAAGTGAAGACCAGAGAAGAGCCGGCCCTTGCTGAGACGGTGGTCTGACATGGCTGTTAGACACTTGCCTCATGTTCTAGTGATCTGGTTTTGTGAGCAAGAGGAACTTGAAGCCCAGTGGAACGCCACTTCAAGCAgcagcttctcctcctcttcctgtggaGTCTGCCAGATCCCTGGGCTAtgttgaaagagtggtcaggccttggaacaggctgcccagggaagtggtggagtcaccatccctggaagtatttaaaagacgtgtagatgaggcccttagggacatggtttagtggacatggtgtgttgggttgacggttggactcgatgatcttagaggtcttttccaaccttaatgattctatgattctatgattctatgttgatGCAGTAAGAAAATGGACTTTGAAGATAATACCAATGCTGGGGAAATGGGAAAGTTGCAAATGAATTGATTCTTCTGCGTCCAGATTTAACACAAGCATAGAGTGTctagtggtggggtttttttgtgtgtttatggcCTCAGCAGACTCCAGTACTAATTCCATGGGACTGGTGCTTACAACGGGGTGTTATTTTCACCTTCCTTTCTCTAATACTTGGTGCCAACTTTGTTTTACTCTCTGTTTTAACAGACTTTTTGACATAAGCAATTTTTACACAGCAGTTCAAAAGAGAAGTAGAAGATTACTGAAAAATAGTTGTAAAGTTCTTAGAAAAGTGGCTGCGTGTTTCCTTAGAATTGACGGGCAGGCTTTACAAGTCTTGTAGATCTTCTGCCCTTTAGAAGTTTTACACTCGCACTTTGAATAGCGTAGGGATTGCTGCCTCTTATTCTTTGATACTATAAGTTCACTACAAAACTATGCGTTCTCCCCCGGGGAGAAATGGGGAGGCGGCAGCGTTAGGCATCCACGTGCCCCATTGCTGAAGCTTTTCAGCTGGGCACCTCTCCCACACGCAGAGATGTCCTTCCGCCCTTTGCTCTTCGGGTGGCTTTTGAGCTCCTGCTTCACACGCAGCCTTCGGCAGAgagtggggagcagcagggctggggctgcagaaagTGCCCTGACTGCTGGGTCGGTGGGGTCATTCCTCATCCAGATGTTGCTCCTCTTCCCTGGGGGGGTTCCCTGCCTAGCTCCCTCCTGGCCTCCTTCACTGCACTGTGGGTTCTCCAGCTGTGTGGGGAAATCCGCCCCCCAAGCACCGTTTGTAAAGGGAAATAGAAATCTCTTCCCAGGCCCTCTTACGTTCTTCTCTCAACTAAGAAAGGCTGTGTGGAGCAGTGCTTCTGCAAGGGCATAGCCATGCACCCAGGGGATGCTCCCAGATGTCAGCAGTCTCCCACCGCCTGCTCTGCAGGATCCACTACAAGTAAAAACACTAAGGAGGTTTTGCAAATTAAAGGAACGGGAGGTGTGCAACCCCTCGTTCCCTtgatttccttcctctgcttttatttgatatttaaaatttagACACCTAACCAACAAAATCCGTCACAGTTCTAGacagaactgggaggagtggctgagacACCAGGAGATCGGcgctgccacccagagggaccgcGACGGGCGGGAGAAGTGGGCTGATgggaacctcctgaagttcagcCAAGGGacgtgcaaagtcctgcccctggggaggaacagccccagGCGCCAGGACACGCTGGGGGTGCCCgcctggaaagcagctctgcggaaaaggccctgggggtcccggtgggcACCACGTTGAACTCAAGCCAGCAAAGGCGGCcaatggtgtcctgggctgcaggaggaggggcgttgccagcaggtcgagggaggggatcaGCGCTGGGGAGGCCACCCCTGgagggctgtgtccagtgctgggctccccaggacagaGAGACAGGGACAGACTgcagagagtccagcaaagggccaccaaggtgagcaaggggctggagcatctccccagtgaggaggggctgagagagctggggctgttcagcctgcagaagagaaggctcgggggatcTGCTCCATATCTGTATCCCAATATCTGAAGGGggggtgcaaagaagacggagcctggctctttccagtggtgcccagggtCCAGCCGGCGCAGGGTGGCCCTCCTTCAGcaggggcttggaccagatgacctccggaggtccctgccacccccacctgCTCGATGAGTGTGTGATGCTGgcacaacaaccaccaccaacagGGACCGCCTGAAAGGGACCGGAGCAAACGCGGAGGTGTGAAGCACGCTGCCGGATGGGCTTTGCATCACAGGGTCTGTCTCTGAGGCTGGGGGAGCTCCTGGGTGCGTCCCGGAGAGCCTTGTGACGTCACCAGAGAGTCACAGTCACACCATGACGTCACTTGCAATGGGCAGCTATACGTGCCAGCGCCGCGTGCTGCCAGCGGCACACGAGACGTCGAGTCCTGTGGGCAGCACGCGAGCCATCGAGTCCTGCCAACGGCACGCCAGACGTTGTGACCTGCCAGCAACCGAGGAGCCGCCGAGTCCCGCCAACGGAACCCAAGCCTTTGAGTCCCGCCAGCGGCAGCCATCAAGTCCCGCCAGCAGCAGACGAGACATCAAGTGCCACCAGCAGCTGACAGGACACCGAGACCCGGCAGCAGCACTGGAGGCATCCAGGCACGAGCCGGCGGCGCCGGCAGCCGCCGGGATCTCCCGGCGGGGGGACACCTGCCCCATCTGCCTGGGTCCCCTCGAAGGCCCCTCCGGCGTGGACCCGTGCGGGCATGTGTTCTGCCATGCCTGCATCCAGCGCTGGGCCGCCAGCACCGTCCCTGCCACCTGCCCGCTCTGCCGGCGGCCCATCATGGCCACCCGCCGCCTGCAGGTGGAGGTTGACCATGCTGCGGTGGCCCGCCGTCGTCGTGGCCGTTTCCACCCCTACGCGGGGCCGTGGCCATGgcggcagaggcagcagcagcagcagcagcagcagcagcagtggggccCCGGCGGTGCCCGGCGCCGGAGCTTCTCTGCTGAGCGTGGGGAGCGCAGCTCCCCCGTGCCCCGCCAGCGTGTCCGCAGCCTGTCCTGGCAGTGGGACAGCGACGGGCGCAGCCGGCTCCGCTACCCGCCGGTGATCAGGGAAGATCCGTCGTGGCTGTGGAGGGTCCGGGACGAAGAGCCGGGCTCAGGGGACCACGCGaaccgcctgccccggctccgctTCTGAGCTGGgtggccgggccccgcggggtcCCTCTGAAATAAAAGCACCGGGGATGCTGAGAGGGGCCACGCCTGGTTTCTTCCGTGCCGCTTTGCTCGTCCCTGCGGGGATGCATCccgggaaggggaaggggaaggggaaaaggaagaggagcgTGAGAGTCCCCcgggactcttccaagcagatccctgaaggggCCAGTGTCTGTGTTCCTGAAGGCCGGGGTGAGGAAAGCGGCCGAGATGGAGGTTTGCGGAgaccctcccctcctctcctctcctctcctctcctctcctctcctggtcGCGCACCCCCTCGTGCTGTGGAGGGCTGCGATCCCACGGGGAGGCTCtccgggctgggggaggcagccctAGCACAGCCGCCTACCGAAGGGCAGCTGCCCGCACTGCCCGCGGGAGAAGCGGCCCCAGCCGGGACGTGCCCCGTATTTAGGGAGTCTCTCCTTCAGGGAAACCCGGAGCTCTTCCCCGCTGCTCTCCAGCAGGgtctcctctctccagcagcgCTAACCTCCTGCCCTCCCGGCTGCGCAGCACCAGGCCCTCGGCACCGGGCCGTGCTGTGCAGGGCCGTGCCGGGAGGCTCCTGGAGCTGCCCGGAATGGAGGCCCCGGCCGGGCTGTGCTTTGGGGCTGGAAGGCTTCTGGGCCTCCCCCGGCGTCCGCCCGGTCCTCCTGCCGGCAGCACGGCCGATGCAGCCGCGcaggcggggccgccccgctgccgccccgggcgggcggccTGCGGTGAGGCGGGAAGCCCCGGCCTCCGTCCCACGGGCCGCCCTCAGCGCGGCGGCAAACGCGCGGGCGGCCGTCGGTGCACAGCGACCCCATGCGGCTCGGCGGGGAGCCGGCTGCCCTCGGCGCCGTCCGTTGGCCCCGCCCGTTGGCCCGTTGGCCCGttggccccgccccctcgccctcgcccccgcccccgcccccgcccccctcGCCCTCGCCCCCGCCCCTCGGCCCGCGGCGCTTCCGGTTCCCCGTGACGCACTTTCCAGAGCCGCCAGGGGAGGTGCGcgcggtcgccttccccgccctcGGCCTCTAGGGGCCGCCCCTCACGTGACCGAGCCGGGGCGGCCAATGGGCGCGCCGGGCGGCTGGcgcggcggcagggcgggggcggggccgaggcGCGCGCTCTCGCgggcggcaggcggcggcgggagccgagGCGGGAGCCGAGCGCGCGGGCCGCTCCctcagcgcgcgcgcgcgccgtcccctcccctcccccccgccccccgtcccgtccccgccgCCATGTCGGAGGAGAAGCCCAAGGTGAGGCGTGGCGGGTCGGGGCAGCCGCGGCGTGGCGAGGCCCGGGGCGTGGGGGGAGAGGCCTCTCCGCcgggccctggggcagggctgccggtggggccccgccccgcccggcggcgTGCGGCGGCCAAGATGGCggggtgggccgggccgggccggggcgcggcgggaggaggaggcggaggaggcggccCTGCGGAGCCCTGCGCCCCCGCCGTCCGGAGGGGGGACCGCCCGGCCTCCGCAGGCCGCGGCGGGTGGCGTCCGTCCCGGGCACGACCTCCGCCCcgctgcctgcggggccgggagcTCGGCGGGGCTCCCCCGGGGCTCTGAACCCGCTGGTTCCTCCCGTTTTTCATCCAGGAGGGCGTGAAAACGGAGAACGACCACATCAACCTGAAAGTGGCGGGGCAGGACGGCTCCGTGGTGCAGTTCAAAATCAAGCGGCACACCCCGCTCAGCAAGCTGATGAAGGCGTACTGCGAGCGGCAGGTAGGCAGCGCTCCGCcgggctgctcccgccgccgccggctcgcCACCTTCCACGGGGAAGAGCCCTCGGGATGGTGGAAACTTCGCTGCTTTTCTGTCCGGAACATTAAAAAATACCAGTGCGTCGTGGGGAATATATCCAGGCGTATAGGAGGGACGCTGTCAACTGTGAAATGTTGGGAGTTTTTTCTCTTCAGTCAATGAAAACTGCCCCTTCCTCATCAGGTGCTCCTAGAGCTCTGAAAATGTCCCCTGACAGTGTTGCCAAAATTTCTCGAGTTCTGATCCTGGCTCTGAGACCAACTCTGAATTTCTAGCCTCATAAGCCTCAGTTCTGTCATCTCTAAAAACTTCATCGACTTTATACAGAGTGTGTTTTCCGTTTGGAAAACGGCACAAAACAAATTCTCCCATGCCATGACTttcgttgtgggtttt
The sequence above is a segment of the Calonectris borealis chromosome 9, bCalBor7.hap1.2, whole genome shotgun sequence genome. Coding sequences within it:
- the LOC142085665 gene encoding small ubiquitin-related modifier 3 isoform X2, which produces MSEEKPKEGVKTENDHINLKVAGQDGSVVQFKIKRHTPLSKLMKAYCERQGLSMRQIRFRFDGQPINEADTPAQKENVEEHWC
- the LOC142085665 gene encoding small ubiquitin-related modifier 3 isoform X1 encodes the protein MSEEKPKEGVKTENDHINLKVAGQDGSVVQFKIKRHTPLSKLMKAYCERQGLSMRQIRFRFDGQPINEADTPAQLEMEDEDTIDVFQQQTGGVC
- the LOC142085665 gene encoding small ubiquitin-related modifier 3 isoform X3; the encoded protein is MSEEKPKEGVKTENDHINLKVAGQDGSVVQFKIKRHTPLSKLMKAYCERQGLSMRQIRFRFDGQPINEADTPAQENVEEHWC